The Tachypleus tridentatus isolate NWPU-2018 chromosome 5, ASM421037v1, whole genome shotgun sequence genome includes a window with the following:
- the LOC143250327 gene encoding anillin-like, which produces MKHSEDTIHVGCISAIVLGELHKIDSILIGVIKQPYPLFPQEEDMMTEPISPFFAKEPIGSLDLRHCVTPHVGLVSRDICARPHTFQLVIARPHEKGDRDTLITCIHKTVTSTKHLLSADTKEERIMWCTQLNEALSSIRRWDPQALRPTEFCHMR; this is translated from the exons ATGAAGCACTCCGAGGACACAATACATGTGGGCTGCATCTCGGCCATTGTTCTTGGAGAGTTACACAAAATTGATAGCATTCTGATAGGTGTAATAAAACAGCCTTATCCATTATTCCCTCAGGAAGAAGACATGATGA CAGAACCTATTTCTCCATTTTTTGCTAAG GAACCTATTGGATCTCTTGATCTAAGGCACTGTGTCACACCCCATGTAGGCCTTGTTTCTCGAGATATTTGTGCTAGACCTCACACCTTTCAACTAGTAATAGCTAGGCCTCATGAGAAAGGTGATCGTGACACTTTAATAACTTGTATTCACAAAACCGTCACATCCACAAA ACATCTCCTGTCAGCTGATACAAAGGAAGAACGTATTATGTGGTGTACACAGTTAAATGAGGCACTAAGCAGCATAAGGAGATGGGATCCACAGGCTCTGCGGCCCACAGAGTTTTGTCATATGAGATAA
- the LOC143250918 gene encoding ubiquitin-like protein NEDD8: MLIKVKTLTGKEIEIDIEPTDKVERIKERVEEKEGIPPAQQRLIFSGKQMNDDKTAADYKVTGGSVLHLVLALRGGLECCVNLF, encoded by the exons ATGTTGATTAAAGTGAAG ACACTAACAGGAAAAGAG atTGAGATTGATATTGAACCTACAGATAAA GTAGAAAGAATTAAGGAAAGGGTTGAAGAAAAAGAAGGTATCCCACCTGCACAACAAAGGCTTATATTTAGTGGAAAACAAAT gaaTGATGACAAGACTGCAGCTGACTATAAAGTTACAGGAGGGTCAGTGCTCCATCTAGTGTTAGCTCTTCGTGGTGGACTAGAATGTTGTGTTAACcttttttaa